One genomic window of Myxococcus guangdongensis includes the following:
- a CDS encoding CARDB domain-containing protein: MADFVVTSVKGPASLQLGAALQAVVTVCNQGDASSGGSVPVELYLSADTVITPDRPLVPASDVRLGAYSMVQVPAPAPGQCATVRPFVTLDGPVNVQGAYYLAAWANPRHGPPPVPERNLDNNVRVGPRVGVGNQPDFVVTSVTAPTSALKNQPFLASAKVCNLGTGSGSVSARFYLSADATIVSHVPLTPASDTFLSEVTVGHLQPGQCQRVSHPVSASPVLEGPYTVGVMAVASNLAPELDLENNSRASAPIGIGFRPDLVVTSVAGPGSLAFGQALTAQARVCNQGTQAGRAPVTLLLSADERLAGTFFGFELPDFVLGSQDSGMLEPGACRDLPFQANAPSVTPGAYYLGAWVDLDNGVQELSEANNTRLSARLGVGHGPDLVVTEVSGPSSLAFGQSLAAQVRVCNQGTAASVPTTMELRLALDTNYHGEESSLGSASVPALSEGACQVLSLTATPDLFGHPVEGSGVLVARVDGANTVAELVEDNNSTSGARIDIGSRSDLVVTALSGASSVRVNEPFDVQVTVCNQGTLGTQAIVHLYASDDEVITPGTGGQPGQDLHVATKYLDVGLDAGACHTTTVNATALGIPAGTYFLGAHVELRSPGIAEFSDENNTKAAGRLGVGDKADFVVTSLTGPASVSTNQPFNLAYEVCNQGTVSASQAQLHFVLSPNDAIIGQPDDRFLGMTEAPALQPGQCTTGTFTVPPGHAPIGRYHPGAVLRAPPSVVEFFTDNNLRVGAALTVTY; this comes from the coding sequence ATGGCGGACTTCGTGGTGACGTCCGTGAAGGGGCCCGCGAGCCTCCAGCTCGGAGCCGCGCTCCAGGCCGTCGTCACCGTGTGCAATCAGGGGGATGCGTCGTCCGGGGGCTCGGTGCCCGTGGAGCTCTACCTGTCGGCGGACACCGTCATCACGCCCGACAGGCCGCTCGTCCCCGCCTCGGACGTGCGCCTCGGCGCGTATTCGATGGTCCAGGTGCCGGCGCCGGCGCCCGGGCAATGCGCGACGGTGAGGCCCTTCGTCACGCTGGACGGGCCCGTGAATGTCCAGGGTGCCTACTACCTGGCCGCCTGGGCGAACCCGCGCCATGGTCCGCCGCCCGTGCCTGAGCGGAACCTGGACAACAACGTGCGCGTGGGCCCCCGCGTGGGCGTGGGGAATCAACCCGACTTCGTCGTCACCTCCGTCACCGCGCCGACGAGCGCCCTGAAGAACCAGCCATTCCTCGCCTCGGCGAAGGTCTGCAACCTGGGGACGGGCTCCGGTTCGGTCTCGGCGCGCTTCTACCTGAGCGCGGATGCCACCATCGTCTCGCATGTGCCGCTCACGCCCGCTTCGGACACGTTCCTGAGCGAGGTGACGGTGGGCCACCTGCAACCGGGGCAGTGCCAGCGCGTGAGTCATCCCGTGTCGGCGAGTCCCGTCCTGGAGGGGCCCTACACGGTGGGCGTGATGGCCGTGGCGAGCAACCTCGCGCCGGAGTTGGACCTGGAGAACAACAGCCGCGCGAGCGCGCCCATCGGCATCGGGTTCCGGCCCGACCTCGTGGTGACGTCCGTGGCGGGGCCTGGGAGTCTGGCCTTCGGGCAGGCACTGACCGCGCAAGCGCGGGTGTGCAATCAGGGGACGCAGGCGGGGCGCGCGCCGGTGACGCTGCTGCTGTCGGCGGATGAGCGGCTCGCGGGGACGTTCTTCGGCTTCGAGCTCCCCGACTTCGTCCTGGGCAGCCAGGACAGCGGGATGCTCGAGCCCGGGGCGTGCCGGGATTTGCCGTTCCAGGCGAACGCGCCGTCCGTCACGCCCGGGGCGTACTACCTGGGCGCGTGGGTGGACCTCGACAACGGCGTCCAGGAGCTGAGTGAGGCCAACAACACCCGCCTGAGCGCGCGGCTGGGCGTGGGCCATGGCCCGGACCTGGTCGTCACCGAGGTGTCGGGTCCCTCGAGTCTGGCGTTCGGTCAATCGCTGGCGGCGCAGGTGCGGGTCTGCAACCAGGGCACGGCGGCCTCGGTGCCCACCACGATGGAGCTGCGGCTGGCGCTGGACACGAACTACCACGGCGAGGAGTCGTCGCTCGGGTCGGCGTCGGTCCCCGCGCTCTCCGAGGGGGCGTGTCAGGTGTTGTCGCTCACGGCGACGCCGGACCTGTTCGGCCACCCCGTGGAAGGAAGTGGCGTCCTGGTCGCTCGCGTCGACGGTGCGAACACCGTGGCGGAGCTGGTCGAGGACAACAACTCGACCTCGGGGGCCCGCATCGACATCGGCTCGCGGTCCGACCTGGTCGTGACGGCTCTCAGCGGCGCGAGCAGCGTCCGGGTGAACGAGCCGTTCGATGTCCAGGTGACGGTGTGCAACCAGGGCACGCTGGGGACCCAGGCCATCGTCCACCTCTACGCGTCGGACGATGAGGTCATCACGCCGGGGACGGGTGGGCAGCCGGGGCAGGACCTGCACGTCGCCACGAAGTACCTCGACGTCGGGCTGGACGCCGGGGCGTGCCACACCACGACGGTGAACGCGACGGCCCTGGGCATTCCCGCGGGCACGTACTTCCTCGGTGCCCACGTGGAGCTGCGCTCCCCGGGCATCGCGGAGTTCTCCGACGAGAACAACACGAAGGCCGCCGGGCGCCTCGGCGTGGGCGACAAGGCCGACTTCGTCGTGACATCGCTGACGGGCCCCGCGAGCGTGTCCACGAACCAGCCCTTCAACCTCGCATACGAGGTCTGCAACCAGGGGACGGTGTCGGCGTCCCAGGCGCAGCTGCACTTCGTCCTGAGCCCGAACGACGCCATCATCGGACAGCCGGATGATCGCTTCCTGGGCATGACGGAGGCTCCCGCTCTGCAGCCGGGCCAGTGCACCACGGGCACCTTCACGGTGCCGCCCGGCCACGCGCCCATCGGCCGCTACCACCCGGGCGCGGTCCTGAGGGCTCCGCCCTCGGTGGTCGAGTTCTTCACGGACAACAACCTCCGCGTGGGTGCCGCGCTCACCGTGACGTACTGA
- a CDS encoding MlaD family protein — protein MDERRLELKVGALVLAAVMGVLVLLWLMGELSLGSSTVLPVDFGHTGNVVEGAPVKLGGVQVGRVQAIRLMPERRDAQGRPLPVRMELAVSPESLGALRSDARVTVATVGLLGEPYLELNPGTQSSALPSGQAVRGSDAPRLDLLAEKLSRFIEMFSEMLEKDPEAVTGLVANISRLTRTLDEVLTENRGDVKVLASELAAASKDLRQLSQLAREALQPGGKAARLLDDAAATAAVLRGELPGLTKSAGTTLDGLAALTGSLGPEDGQRVKLALEKLTAAAGQLDSIAARADRVLARIEAGEGTAGAVLQDPTLYDELRTLVTDLRKHPWKILWKD, from the coding sequence ATGGATGAGCGACGGTTGGAATTGAAGGTGGGCGCCCTCGTGCTGGCGGCGGTGATGGGCGTGCTGGTGTTGCTGTGGTTGATGGGCGAGCTGTCGCTCGGCTCCAGCACGGTGCTGCCGGTGGACTTCGGCCACACGGGTAACGTGGTGGAGGGAGCGCCGGTGAAGCTGGGCGGCGTGCAGGTGGGGCGCGTGCAGGCCATCCGCCTGATGCCGGAGCGTCGGGATGCCCAGGGCCGTCCCCTGCCCGTCCGCATGGAGCTGGCGGTGTCGCCGGAGTCGCTCGGCGCGCTGCGCTCGGATGCGCGCGTGACGGTGGCGACGGTGGGCCTGTTGGGTGAGCCGTACCTGGAGCTGAACCCGGGCACGCAGTCGAGCGCGCTGCCCTCGGGACAGGCCGTGCGCGGCTCGGATGCACCCCGGTTGGACCTGCTGGCGGAGAAGCTCTCGCGCTTCATCGAGATGTTCTCCGAGATGCTGGAGAAGGACCCGGAGGCGGTGACGGGGCTGGTGGCGAACATCTCGCGCCTGACTCGGACGCTGGACGAGGTGCTGACGGAGAACCGGGGGGACGTGAAGGTGCTGGCCTCCGAGCTGGCGGCGGCGTCGAAGGACCTGCGTCAGCTCTCACAGCTCGCGCGCGAGGCGCTCCAGCCCGGAGGCAAGGCGGCGCGACTGCTCGACGACGCGGCGGCGACGGCGGCGGTGCTGAGGGGCGAGCTGCCGGGGCTGACGAAGTCCGCGGGCACCACGCTGGATGGGCTCGCGGCCCTCACCGGCTCCCTGGGGCCCGAGGACGGGCAGCGCGTGAAGCTGGCGCTGGAGAAGCTCACGGCCGCGGCGGGACAGCTCGATAGCATCGCGGCGCGCGCGGACCGGGTGCTGGCCCGGATCGAGGCCGGAGAAGGCACGGCGGGCGCGGTCCTCCAGGACCCCACGCTGTATGACGAGCTGAGAACGCTCGTCACCGATTTGCGCAAGCACCCGTGGAAGATTCTCTGGAAGGACTGA
- a CDS encoding ABC transporter ATP-binding protein: MANDAPPDTLRFTDVRVAFEGGRRVLDGVTAEVSTRELTFIAGASGSGKSVLCRMAVGLLRPDSGSVELWGERVDTRPERALVKLRRRAPYLVQGPALLDWRTLRENVWLADPAAPAEAVESALEQVGLLEWADRMPPELGPGAKKRTAIARALVLSPRYLLLDEPTTGLDRRAAMQVEEVMASLKARGLGGLVVTHDYRQLRGLADRVLVVAQGQCAYLGPPEGFLESSAPELRVLTAPFMEGATDG, from the coding sequence ATGGCGAACGACGCCCCTCCCGACACGCTGCGCTTCACGGACGTGCGCGTCGCGTTCGAGGGGGGACGGCGCGTGTTGGACGGCGTGACGGCGGAGGTGTCCACGCGGGAGCTGACCTTCATCGCGGGCGCGAGCGGCTCGGGCAAGAGCGTGCTGTGTCGGATGGCGGTGGGCCTGTTGCGGCCGGACTCGGGCAGCGTGGAGTTGTGGGGCGAGCGGGTGGACACGCGGCCGGAGCGAGCGCTGGTGAAGCTGCGGCGTCGGGCACCGTACCTGGTCCAGGGCCCGGCCCTGCTCGACTGGCGCACGCTGCGCGAGAACGTGTGGCTGGCGGACCCTGCCGCGCCCGCCGAGGCCGTGGAGTCCGCGCTGGAGCAGGTGGGGTTGCTCGAGTGGGCGGACCGGATGCCTCCAGAGCTGGGGCCCGGGGCGAAGAAGCGGACCGCCATCGCGCGGGCGCTGGTGCTCTCACCGCGCTATCTGCTGCTCGACGAGCCCACCACGGGGTTGGACCGGAGGGCGGCGATGCAGGTGGAAGAGGTCATGGCCTCGCTGAAGGCGCGAGGGCTGGGCGGCCTGGTGGTGACGCATGACTATCGCCAGCTGCGAGGGCTGGCGGACCGGGTGTTGGTGGTGGCCCAGGGCCAGTGCGCGTACCTGGGGCCTCCCGAGGGTTTCCTGGAGTCCTCCGCGCCGGAGCTTCGCGTGCTGACGGCGCCGTTCATGGAGGGTGCGACGGATGGATGA
- a CDS encoding MlaE family ABC transporter permease has translation MNRVLRFFGAPVVLFARTTRAGLREGVSWRESLVQLHELGGRSVWLVLTGMAFFGAVLVTIANSQARRFVGNVAVLGPAYFELLIRELGPVVSALLTASRAGASHAAELSTMSVNEQVEALEMSAGDPYSDLVAPRVVAGVLGVPLLSMLGTVAATLSAAAVAGLVFGVDGRAFMDPRYVDGWDLLAAGLKAVACGLYIPLAAAVAGLGARGGAEAVGEATTDGVVAASLGCLLIDLAVSLAFHLVRL, from the coding sequence ATGAACCGGGTGCTGCGCTTCTTCGGCGCGCCGGTGGTGCTCTTCGCGCGCACGACGCGGGCCGGGCTGCGTGAAGGCGTGTCCTGGCGCGAGTCGTTGGTGCAGCTCCACGAGCTCGGCGGGCGCAGCGTGTGGCTGGTGCTGACCGGCATGGCGTTCTTCGGGGCGGTGCTGGTCACCATCGCCAACAGCCAGGCACGGCGCTTCGTGGGGAACGTGGCGGTGCTGGGGCCCGCCTACTTCGAGCTCCTGATTCGCGAGCTGGGGCCGGTGGTGTCCGCGCTCCTGACGGCGTCCCGCGCCGGGGCGAGCCACGCGGCGGAGCTGTCCACCATGAGCGTCAACGAGCAGGTGGAGGCGCTGGAGATGTCCGCGGGGGACCCCTACTCGGACCTGGTGGCGCCGCGCGTGGTGGCGGGCGTGCTGGGCGTTCCGCTGCTGAGCATGTTGGGGACGGTGGCCGCGACGTTGTCCGCCGCGGCGGTGGCGGGGCTCGTCTTCGGCGTGGATGGCCGGGCCTTCATGGACCCGCGCTACGTGGATGGCTGGGATTTGCTGGCGGCGGGGCTCAAGGCCGTGGCGTGTGGGCTGTACATCCCCCTGGCGGCGGCCGTGGCGGGCCTGGGCGCACGCGGAGGCGCGGAGGCCGTGGGCGAGGCGACCACCGATGGCGTCGTCGCCGCGAGCCTGGGGTGTCTGTTGATCGACCTGGCCGTGTCCCTCGCCTTCCACCTCGTGCGACTGTGA
- a CDS encoding MlaE family ABC transporter permease, which yields MSPSPRVESPGLRTVRGAGAVGLEAVRGAGALALVAARTVLGLPRLERRELARALVQFGYDSLPLALATAALAGVIVVLQSGLYIQRFGARAFLGWAAGYGVLWEFGPLLLGLIMSARIGARNAAELATMQVGGQIEGLRGIGLDPFAILVAPRVVAMELSMLAMSTFTFLVAILFEALAALLTLDLPLRTFFGTFAHMLSPLDILGGVLKTGAFGLAISLVSTAVGLSARGGAQAVGRAAASAVVRGCAAIFVIDFVLTLTLAGWMT from the coding sequence GTGAGCCCATCGCCGCGCGTCGAGAGCCCCGGGCTGAGGACCGTGCGTGGCGCGGGCGCGGTGGGGCTGGAGGCGGTGCGCGGCGCGGGAGCGCTGGCCCTGGTCGCGGCGCGCACGGTGTTGGGATTGCCACGGCTGGAGCGACGCGAGCTCGCGCGGGCGCTGGTGCAGTTCGGCTACGACTCGCTGCCCCTGGCCCTGGCCACCGCGGCGCTGGCGGGCGTCATCGTCGTGTTGCAGTCGGGCCTGTACATCCAGCGCTTCGGGGCGCGTGCGTTCCTCGGGTGGGCCGCCGGCTACGGGGTGCTGTGGGAGTTCGGACCGCTGCTGCTGGGGCTCATCATGTCCGCGCGCATCGGCGCGAGGAACGCGGCGGAGCTGGCCACCATGCAGGTGGGCGGGCAGATCGAGGGCCTGCGCGGCATCGGGCTGGACCCCTTCGCCATCCTCGTGGCGCCGCGCGTGGTGGCGATGGAGCTGAGCATGCTCGCGATGAGCACCTTCACGTTCCTGGTGGCCATCCTGTTCGAGGCCCTGGCCGCGCTGCTCACCCTGGACCTGCCGCTCCGGACGTTCTTCGGGACCTTCGCGCACATGCTGAGCCCGCTGGACATCCTGGGCGGCGTGTTGAAGACGGGGGCCTTCGGGCTGGCCATCTCGTTGGTGTCCACGGCGGTGGGGCTGTCCGCGCGAGGAGGCGCCCAGGCGGTGGGACGCGCGGCGGCGAGCGCCGTGGTTCGCGGGTGCGCGGCCATCTTCGTGATCGACTTCGTGCTCACGCTCACGCTCGCCGGGTGGATGACATGA
- a CDS encoding ABC transporter ATP-binding protein codes for MDLRAEGLTVRHGARTVLAEVACALPPGTQAVVLGRSGSGKTTLLKAFAGLVPAFSGRVLWDGQDVAGLSAAERRVRQASFGMVFQTDALFDSLTVRQNVLFPLTRRRVPEAEAQARADEVLRAVGLTDAADTLPERLSGGMKKRAGLARALAARPSVLLADDPFAGLDPGTARQVARVLLEVSRGGTLLVAAPEAPVDLPLPRWLYLRGGRLIYDGGPAPELEREQDEVLP; via the coding sequence ATGGACCTGCGCGCGGAGGGCCTGACGGTGAGGCATGGCGCGCGCACCGTGCTCGCGGAGGTGGCCTGCGCGCTGCCTCCGGGGACGCAGGCGGTGGTGCTGGGCCGCTCGGGCTCGGGCAAGACGACGCTGCTCAAGGCCTTCGCGGGGCTGGTCCCCGCGTTCAGCGGGCGCGTCCTGTGGGATGGCCAGGACGTGGCGGGCCTGTCCGCCGCCGAGCGTCGCGTGCGGCAGGCTTCGTTCGGCATGGTGTTCCAGACGGACGCGCTGTTCGACTCGCTGACGGTGCGGCAGAACGTCCTCTTTCCGCTCACGCGTCGGCGCGTACCGGAGGCCGAGGCGCAGGCGCGCGCGGACGAGGTGCTGCGCGCCGTGGGCCTGACGGACGCGGCGGACACGCTGCCGGAGCGGCTGTCCGGAGGCATGAAGAAGCGCGCGGGGCTGGCGCGGGCGCTGGCGGCGCGTCCGTCGGTACTTCTCGCGGATGACCCCTTCGCGGGGTTGGACCCGGGCACGGCGCGGCAGGTGGCGCGGGTGCTGCTCGAGGTGTCGCGCGGCGGCACGCTGTTGGTCGCCGCGCCCGAGGCGCCGGTGGACCTTCCCCTGCCCCGCTGGCTCTACCTGCGAGGCGGGCGGTTGATATACGACGGGGGACCCGCGCCGGAGCTGGAGCGCGAACAGGACGAGGTGCTCCCGTGA
- a CDS encoding putative metal-binding motif-containing protein gives MVRLFLVGVALLTLSMAGCKSKTSTNEGGFRVFITYATFRPKCLTLSVEDRREPTRRESGVVTVDADARSDTRVGVILKQAGWSQDLRVIAQAHEGSCEGPVIARQSADVQLPEENLTDLKLDLRAEDLDDDGFFAMKGDYPGTDCDDTRPEVHPGATEVCDGVDNNCVAGESDAPGNVQYWVDEDGDGYGDATTQPQMGCAAPVGFATRAGDCNDNDPLVHPGQDEFRCDGKDDNCDGAADNAPFDVGVTCVTEQLCAGTRQCQSTQASACVSTQVPVEYFADDDGDGQAGTSLGLSCQAPELGATTEKNDCDEGTPRVSFVGVAEVCDRLDNDCVNGVDDGVPGCAAVAWNAVTVLNNGSTRYDAVANYGERLGWLAGPNDRVVHVNGNTFTAATSCAGDWKSAWAAPNGRVFLGSSDGRFATLMPNALTTPCETRSSGQTGAINGLVGFPDPNSNVFNVYGVSSTGRVVSWSYDHGSSGNQPDPTTVTQFAANLRDIDGLRADSLFVVGAETVNGEQRPVAWSSPESGTTWTREVLGLPETTTGFLNGVQVLTPQMVYVAGDRGLLLEKSRATWTQKPVLTVTGGVVPNLRAFIAFGRTGIYAASSVVNDLHFFNGTAWSTVATPTRTVNALGGFGPGEVWATGHDGLLTRWKP, from the coding sequence ATGGTGCGTTTATTCCTGGTCGGTGTAGCGCTGCTGACACTTTCGATGGCGGGTTGCAAGAGCAAGACCTCGACCAATGAGGGCGGGTTCCGGGTCTTCATCACGTATGCGACCTTCCGGCCCAAGTGCCTGACGCTGTCCGTGGAAGACCGTCGGGAGCCCACGCGCCGGGAGTCGGGTGTGGTGACGGTGGACGCGGACGCCCGGAGCGACACGCGCGTCGGCGTCATCCTGAAGCAGGCGGGCTGGAGTCAGGACCTCCGGGTGATCGCCCAGGCGCACGAGGGCTCGTGTGAGGGCCCCGTCATCGCCCGGCAGTCCGCGGACGTGCAGCTCCCCGAGGAGAACCTGACGGACCTGAAGCTGGATCTGCGCGCCGAGGACCTCGACGACGACGGCTTCTTCGCCATGAAGGGCGACTACCCCGGCACCGACTGCGACGACACGCGCCCGGAGGTGCACCCCGGCGCCACCGAGGTGTGCGACGGCGTGGACAACAACTGCGTCGCGGGCGAGAGCGACGCGCCGGGAAACGTCCAGTACTGGGTGGATGAGGATGGGGATGGGTACGGCGATGCCACCACCCAACCGCAGATGGGCTGCGCGGCGCCCGTGGGCTTCGCGACGCGAGCGGGCGACTGCAACGACAACGACCCCCTGGTGCATCCGGGCCAGGACGAGTTCCGGTGCGACGGCAAGGACGACAACTGCGATGGCGCCGCGGACAACGCCCCGTTCGACGTGGGCGTCACCTGCGTCACGGAGCAACTCTGCGCGGGAACCCGGCAGTGCCAGTCCACGCAGGCCTCGGCCTGTGTCAGCACTCAGGTGCCCGTGGAGTACTTCGCGGATGACGATGGCGACGGCCAGGCGGGCACGTCCCTGGGGCTCAGTTGCCAGGCGCCCGAACTGGGTGCGACGACGGAGAAGAACGACTGCGACGAGGGAACCCCCCGCGTCTCGTTCGTCGGTGTTGCCGAGGTGTGCGACCGGCTGGACAACGACTGCGTCAATGGAGTGGATGACGGGGTGCCGGGCTGCGCCGCGGTCGCCTGGAACGCAGTGACGGTGCTCAACAACGGGAGCACGCGGTACGACGCTGTGGCCAACTATGGCGAGCGACTGGGGTGGTTGGCTGGCCCGAACGACCGCGTCGTCCATGTGAACGGCAACACCTTCACGGCTGCGACGAGCTGTGCGGGAGATTGGAAGTCCGCCTGGGCCGCGCCCAACGGACGCGTGTTCCTGGGCTCGAGCGACGGTCGGTTCGCCACATTGATGCCCAACGCACTCACCACCCCCTGCGAGACCCGCTCGAGCGGCCAGACGGGAGCCATCAACGGCCTGGTGGGCTTCCCGGACCCGAACAGCAACGTCTTCAACGTGTATGGCGTCTCCAGTACGGGGCGCGTCGTGTCCTGGAGCTACGACCATGGCTCCTCGGGGAACCAGCCGGACCCGACGACCGTCACCCAGTTCGCGGCGAACCTGCGGGACATCGACGGCCTGCGAGCCGACTCCCTGTTCGTGGTGGGCGCGGAGACGGTGAACGGCGAACAGCGTCCGGTGGCGTGGAGCTCACCCGAGAGTGGGACGACCTGGACTCGCGAGGTGCTCGGTCTGCCCGAGACCACCACGGGCTTCCTCAATGGCGTCCAGGTGCTCACGCCCCAAATGGTGTACGTCGCGGGCGACCGCGGGCTGCTGCTGGAGAAGTCACGAGCCACGTGGACGCAGAAGCCGGTGCTCACCGTGACTGGCGGCGTGGTGCCGAACCTTCGGGCCTTCATCGCGTTCGGCCGCACGGGCATCTACGCGGCGTCCTCGGTGGTGAACGACCTCCACTTCTTCAACGGCACCGCGTGGAGCACTGTCGCCACCCCGACCAGGACGGTGAACGCGCTGGGCGGCTTCGGCCCAGGCGAGGTCTGGGCCACCGGACACGACGGCCTGCTCACGCGCTGGAAGCCCTGA
- a CDS encoding TolC family protein, translating into MSTVRTALVAPLCAWMVLSPSQSQALQSDAPVAPTPSREAADSAPGAAKTAPTAADSAPGSTTPAGSALTFEQAVSMAAERNESALAAQERVKAAEARVSRARAFFFPELTATGTYTRRPNQTTREVGGQQVIIQRYNAFGANLVARMTLFDARGFPLYRAAKRESEAVGMESVEARRQVSFEAANAFLITLQEQQVFQAAEQRIAFARQSHADAQARAKAGLASTNDVTRAEVEVATAEVELISARNLAQTSRLELGYLLVEPVEGALAAPQRLLEDAARPLDTHDRIIPGAVERRPDILAGQLRVESLQANAWEPLARLLPALGVSATYRLTNEQGLAGRTGDGFLAADLTWNLFDGGERYAERHERVALARAAELELEQGTRRVDVDIQRARVALENARAALTQSELATRAAKQNAEEQGILYRQGLSTALTLADASLRLFEAEVAVARSRYSLGVALLGLRAAVGLDPLGKEP; encoded by the coding sequence ATGTCCACTGTCCGAACCGCCCTCGTCGCGCCCCTGTGTGCCTGGATGGTGCTCTCCCCATCCCAGTCCCAGGCGCTCCAGAGCGACGCTCCCGTGGCTCCCACCCCCTCGCGCGAGGCTGCGGATTCCGCACCCGGGGCTGCGAAAACCGCACCGACCGCTGCGGATTCCGCACCGGGAAGCACCACCCCCGCGGGCTCGGCGCTGACGTTCGAGCAGGCGGTGTCGATGGCGGCCGAGCGCAACGAGTCCGCGCTCGCCGCCCAGGAGCGCGTCAAGGCCGCCGAGGCCCGGGTGTCGCGGGCCCGCGCGTTCTTCTTCCCGGAGTTGACCGCGACGGGCACGTACACGCGCCGCCCCAACCAGACCACGCGCGAGGTCGGCGGACAGCAGGTCATCATCCAGCGCTACAACGCCTTCGGCGCGAACCTCGTCGCTCGGATGACGCTCTTCGACGCGCGCGGCTTCCCCCTGTACCGCGCCGCGAAGCGGGAGAGCGAGGCGGTGGGCATGGAGTCGGTGGAGGCCCGGCGGCAGGTCTCGTTCGAGGCCGCCAACGCCTTCCTCATCACGCTGCAGGAGCAGCAGGTCTTCCAGGCCGCCGAGCAGCGCATCGCCTTCGCCCGGCAGTCGCACGCGGACGCGCAGGCCCGCGCCAAGGCGGGGCTCGCCAGCACCAACGACGTCACCCGCGCGGAGGTGGAGGTGGCCACCGCGGAGGTGGAGCTCATCAGCGCCCGGAACCTGGCGCAGACCAGCCGCCTGGAGCTCGGCTATCTGCTGGTGGAGCCGGTGGAGGGAGCGCTCGCGGCGCCCCAGCGGCTGCTCGAGGACGCGGCCCGTCCGCTCGACACGCACGACCGCATCATCCCGGGTGCGGTGGAGCGGCGGCCGGACATCCTCGCGGGGCAGCTGCGCGTGGAGTCGCTGCAGGCCAACGCGTGGGAGCCGCTCGCGCGGCTGTTGCCCGCGCTCGGCGTGTCCGCGACCTACCGGCTCACCAACGAGCAGGGCCTCGCGGGCCGCACGGGGGATGGCTTCCTGGCCGCGGACCTGACGTGGAACCTCTTCGACGGCGGCGAGCGGTACGCGGAGCGCCACGAGCGGGTGGCCCTGGCGCGCGCCGCGGAGCTGGAGCTGGAGCAGGGCACCCGGCGCGTGGATGTGGACATCCAGCGGGCGCGGGTGGCCCTGGAGAACGCGCGGGCGGCGCTGACGCAGAGCGAGCTGGCGACGCGCGCGGCGAAGCAGAACGCGGAGGAGCAGGGCATCCTCTACCGCCAGGGTCTGTCCACGGCGCTGACGTTGGCGGACGCCTCGCTGCGCCTGTTCGAGGCGGAGGTGGCCGTGGCCCGCAGCCGGTATTCGCTGGGCGTCGCCCTGTTGGGCTTGAGGGCGGCGGTCGGACTCGATCCTTTGGGGAAGGAACCGTGA
- a CDS encoding efflux RND transporter periplasmic adaptor subunit: MRRAGTLTLAVAMLAMGACKKDGEASKGEAPAAGGKAGGRPGGGGRGPIQFPVEVAPVEARDVEYVVNAVGSVEAFERVQITARVPGAVERVLFMEGQGVKKGDVLAEIEPARYAIAVRAAEATLAKARASLVEAQAGAERRTAVNEASPGLLPAEQLETFTARARTAEADVASARALLDQAQLNQRDAYVRAPMDGVLQTRTVQTGQYVQPGLVLATLLRRDPLLLRFTVPEADVARIKPGLSARFTVRSESGAFTAKITHVAQAADEANRLVPVTAEVSAEDAAKLRPGAFASVAVPVETRGGSPVVPQTAVRASERGFLAFVVDGEKARERVLELGMRTADGRVEVREGLKAGETLVIRGGEALRDGVTVRVVQEKKPTLTAEPRAEDGGQGARR, translated from the coding sequence ATGCGACGCGCAGGAACGCTGACCTTGGCCGTGGCGATGCTCGCCATGGGGGCATGCAAGAAGGACGGGGAGGCGTCGAAGGGCGAGGCTCCCGCGGCGGGTGGGAAGGCGGGCGGTCGCCCCGGTGGCGGCGGCCGGGGCCCCATCCAGTTCCCCGTCGAGGTCGCGCCCGTCGAGGCACGCGACGTCGAGTACGTCGTGAACGCGGTGGGCTCCGTGGAGGCCTTCGAGCGGGTGCAGATCACCGCCCGCGTGCCGGGCGCCGTGGAGCGCGTGCTCTTCATGGAGGGGCAAGGGGTGAAGAAGGGGGACGTGCTCGCGGAGATCGAGCCCGCCCGCTACGCCATCGCCGTGCGGGCGGCCGAGGCCACGCTGGCCAAGGCCCGCGCCTCGCTGGTGGAGGCCCAGGCCGGCGCCGAACGTCGCACGGCCGTCAACGAGGCCAGTCCCGGCCTGTTGCCCGCCGAGCAGCTTGAGACCTTCACGGCGCGCGCGCGCACCGCGGAGGCGGACGTGGCCTCCGCGCGGGCCCTGCTGGACCAGGCGCAGCTCAACCAGCGCGACGCGTATGTCCGCGCGCCCATGGACGGCGTGCTGCAGACGCGCACCGTGCAGACGGGCCAGTACGTGCAGCCCGGCCTGGTGCTGGCGACGCTGCTGCGCAGGGACCCGCTGCTGCTGCGCTTCACGGTGCCGGAGGCGGACGTGGCGCGCATCAAGCCGGGGCTCTCGGCGCGCTTCACGGTGCGCTCGGAGAGCGGCGCGTTCACCGCGAAGATCACCCACGTGGCGCAGGCCGCGGACGAGGCCAACCGCCTGGTGCCGGTGACGGCGGAGGTGTCCGCCGAGGACGCGGCGAAGCTGCGCCCCGGCGCCTTCGCGTCGGTGGCGGTGCCGGTGGAGACGCGCGGCGGCAGCCCGGTGGTGCCGCAGACGGCGGTGCGCGCCAGCGAGCGCGGCTTCCTGGCCTTCGTGGTGGATGGCGAGAAGGCGCGCGAGCGGGTGCTGGAGTTGGGCATGCGCACCGCGGACGGACGGGTGGAGGTCCGCGAGGGATTGAAGGCGGGCGAGACGCTGGTCATCCGCGGCGGCGAGGCCCTGCGTGACGGCGTGACGGTGAGGGTGGTGCAGGAGAAGAAGCCCACCCTGACGGCGGAGCCGCGCGCGGAGGATGGCGGCCAGGGAGCGCGGCGATGA